A genomic segment from Dermatobacter hominis encodes:
- a CDS encoding adenylate/guanylate cyclase domain-containing protein, with the protein MRTTATVAVLFCDVVGSTERLTRLGDEAGDQFRRELFGALRHAVRENDGTEVKHLGDGLMVVFERSSIDAIECAAAMHEAARAVDPDDPVHLRIGVSIGEVAHEDDDWFGTPVVEAARLCAAAGTDRTWAPALLESIIGSRGRSHHFRPIGPMSLKGLPPGMQVVEIDGPEAPDDELVPPTWHAPEPALAATGRGRRRWVNLVAGLAVMATIAVIATVVVAAGDDGDSAGGDAKDLRTPSKPASDVVSAPVGYTPKLVAAPCSPTTLESVPTATCSELVVPESRADPDGRKLRLPVTTVAGPNGSEVDPIVVLDVNEGAATSLAESADVHLLSLRGFHTAAQGAGGDLPAHDGTDPVLSCPEVQAAWSASFAERADDEGAISTRADAAGACADRLRAQGVHLEGYSWVEAAADIRDLVWASELDRVNVAAGGLTTVAAVAYARTNPGSVRSLILTNPTPPGESVLEDPTLSLSRSFDAIQELCDADEDCKAEYGDLAGLYKARYDRLQASPVTVSTTSLSGVGPFTVLLDGRRYAAALESAMRESARLPQVPSGVVVASDELTAAAGIAEDVSFFAGPSLTGAFLSLTCSYDARTNRTAEVSDVALPQFAGANEPSFGRMCERWGVPNEFERLSRPLDVDVPVLLAVGGLSAAGANGWADSMADGIDRSTVVEVPTMSEDLAFSPPRCLRELRAEFLLDPGADLDARACLDADPIDFVVG; encoded by the coding sequence ATGCGCACCACTGCCACGGTGGCCGTGCTGTTCTGTGACGTCGTCGGATCCACCGAGCGGCTCACGCGGTTGGGAGACGAAGCCGGCGATCAGTTCCGACGTGAGCTCTTCGGCGCGCTCCGGCACGCGGTGCGGGAGAACGACGGCACCGAGGTGAAGCACCTCGGCGACGGGCTGATGGTGGTGTTCGAGCGCAGCTCGATCGACGCGATCGAGTGCGCGGCCGCGATGCACGAGGCGGCACGGGCCGTGGACCCCGACGACCCGGTGCACCTGCGCATCGGCGTCAGCATCGGAGAGGTCGCGCACGAGGACGACGACTGGTTCGGCACCCCGGTGGTCGAGGCCGCCCGGCTGTGCGCCGCGGCCGGCACCGACCGGACCTGGGCCCCGGCCCTCCTGGAGTCGATCATCGGCTCCCGCGGGCGCTCCCACCACTTCCGCCCGATCGGTCCGATGTCGCTCAAGGGCCTGCCACCCGGCATGCAGGTCGTCGAGATCGACGGGCCCGAGGCCCCCGACGACGAGCTGGTCCCGCCGACCTGGCACGCACCCGAGCCCGCCCTCGCCGCCACCGGACGTGGTCGCCGGCGGTGGGTGAACCTCGTCGCGGGGCTCGCCGTCATGGCGACCATCGCCGTCATCGCCACGGTGGTCGTCGCCGCCGGCGACGACGGCGACTCCGCCGGCGGCGATGCGAAGGACCTGCGGACGCCGAGCAAGCCGGCCTCCGACGTGGTGAGCGCGCCCGTCGGCTACACGCCCAAGCTGGTCGCCGCCCCGTGCTCGCCGACCACGCTCGAGTCGGTGCCGACCGCCACGTGCAGCGAGCTGGTCGTCCCCGAGTCCCGCGCCGACCCCGACGGCCGCAAGCTCCGGCTCCCGGTGACGACGGTCGCCGGACCGAACGGGTCGGAGGTGGACCCGATCGTGGTGCTCGACGTCAACGAGGGCGCTGCGACATCGCTCGCCGAGAGCGCGGACGTCCACCTGCTGAGCCTCCGCGGGTTCCACACCGCGGCGCAGGGCGCCGGTGGTGACCTGCCCGCCCACGACGGCACCGATCCGGTGTTGAGCTGCCCCGAGGTGCAGGCCGCGTGGTCGGCGTCGTTCGCCGAGCGCGCGGACGACGAAGGCGCGATCTCGACGAGGGCCGACGCCGCCGGCGCCTGCGCCGACCGACTGCGCGCCCAGGGCGTCCACCTCGAGGGCTACTCCTGGGTCGAGGCCGCCGCCGACATCCGTGACCTGGTGTGGGCGTCGGAGCTCGACCGCGTCAACGTCGCGGCGGGCGGTCTGACCACGGTGGCGGCCGTGGCCTACGCCCGGACAAACCCCGGCTCGGTCCGCTCGCTGATCCTGACCAACCCGACGCCGCCGGGCGAGTCGGTGCTCGAGGACCCGACCCTGTCGCTGTCCCGCTCCTTCGACGCGATCCAGGAGCTGTGCGACGCCGACGAGGACTGCAAGGCCGAGTACGGCGACCTCGCCGGGCTCTACAAGGCCCGCTACGACCGGCTGCAGGCGAGCCCGGTGACCGTCTCCACGACGTCGCTCAGCGGGGTCGGCCCCTTCACCGTGCTGCTCGACGGCCGCCGCTACGCCGCCGCGCTCGAGTCCGCGATGCGCGAGTCGGCGCGGCTGCCGCAGGTCCCGAGCGGCGTCGTCGTCGCCAGCGACGAGCTCACCGCGGCGGCGGGGATCGCCGAGGACGTCAGCTTCTTCGCCGGCCCGTCGCTGACGGGCGCGTTCCTCTCGCTCACCTGCAGCTACGACGCTCGCACGAACCGGACCGCCGAGGTGTCCGACGTCGCGCTCCCGCAGTTCGCCGGGGCGAACGAGCCGAGCTTCGGCCGCATGTGCGAGCGCTGGGGCGTGCCCAACGAGTTCGAGCGGCTGTCGCGCCCGCTCGACGTCGACGTCCCCGTGCTGCTCGCCGTCGGCGGGCTCTCCGCCGCCGGCGCGAACGGCTGGGCCGACTCGATGGCGGACGGCATCGACCGGTCCACGGTCGTCGAGGTGCCGACGATGAGCGAGGACCTGGCGTTCTCACCGCCCCGGTGCCTCCGGGAGCTGCGCGCCGAGTTCCTGCTCGACCCCGGCGCCGACCTGGACGCCCGCGCCTGTCTCGACGCGGACCCGATCGACTTCGTCGTCGGCTGA
- a CDS encoding winged helix-turn-helix transcriptional regulator, which translates to MDDQAHGACNRLEPVFDLLGKRWTGLVLGALMEGPARFSELARTIDGVSERMLTERLNELGDVGLVERHVLPGPPVGVEYRLTERGKALEPALDALAAWAEDHLAEDR; encoded by the coding sequence GTGGACGACCAGGCGCACGGCGCGTGCAACCGCCTCGAGCCCGTGTTCGACCTGCTGGGCAAGCGGTGGACCGGGCTGGTCCTCGGTGCGCTGATGGAGGGCCCCGCCCGGTTCTCGGAGCTGGCCCGGACCATCGACGGCGTGAGCGAGCGCATGCTGACGGAGCGGCTGAACGAGCTGGGCGACGTCGGGCTCGTCGAGCGCCACGTCCTGCCGGGACCGCCCGTCGGCGTCGAGTACCGGCTCACCGAGCGCGGCAAGGCGCTCGAGCCCGCCCTCGACGCGCTGGCGGCCTGGGCCGAGGACCACCTCGCTGAGGACCGCTGA